The Fimbriimonas ginsengisoli Gsoil 348 genome window below encodes:
- a CDS encoding PSD1 and planctomycete cytochrome C domain-containing protein has product MKSFFPTFHPAWVLTASFGVLGFGLAGTRQASPEPTPAQAEFFEIKIRPVLSVNCFSCHGKDLQMSGLRLDSLAGLQKGGDSGPAIVPGDPDKSLLIKAIRQTGSLKMPPQGKHLKPDEIADLEAWVKMGAPWPKAPTATRPQDAPLWSLKPVVKPPVPKVKNTAWAANPIDAFILAKLESKHQKPAAAADRRTLIRRVSYDLIGLPPSSAEVNAFLADKSPNAYGKVVDRLLASPRYGERWARQWLDVARYADTKGYVFEEDRNYYNAYTYREWVIRAFNSDLPYDQFVTQQLAADRLPEVQNGDDKRPLAALGFLTLGRRFINNTPDIIDDRIDVTMRGLQAFTVECARCHDHKFDPIPTQDYYSLYAVFASSDEAASPISEKSIRDPWIDYNQRLTSTEASIRDLVAKQVTRLRQPEIEKALKADVRQALQSFREGVIPEGDTLNKLGSAFEPDERDRLQRLQKNRAELKAAAPATPEFAMAMVDGAKPGDGVIFKRGNPGNPGGPAPRRFLLALSKPGVEREHWTNGSGRLELAKAIASRENPLTARVFVNRVWQSHFGAGIVRTPSDFGHQGEKPTHPELLDYLAATFMENGWSIKKLHRLIVTSATYRQSSAISEAAYNADPENRTWSRMNRRRLDLEQMRDTVTEAAGRLDLSQVGGKSVDLWSTPFTRRRAVYGFVERQNLPGIFRTFDFASPDITSARRFQTTVPQQALFFMNSPFSVEQARALAERPEIKDAKDDGQRVRRLYQILFARLPDADETAAALAFLKRGEPSPPPVAWQYGYGEFDAGKGRVTSFTPLAHFADGGYRVGPAFPDPALGYLVLNAHGGHPGHDAAHAAIRRWTAPAAMTLQVQGVLVHQQNQGDGVRARIVSSRTGLLGEWKAFKSRTDTMLPSVTVAKGENLDFVVDPVGNDGYDAFVWAPAIRTPDGAQTWDAATTFGPPPPAGLSRLTLYAQALMMTNEFLFVD; this is encoded by the coding sequence ATGAAGTCTTTCTTCCCCACTTTTCATCCCGCTTGGGTTCTGACGGCATCGTTCGGCGTCTTGGGGTTTGGACTGGCCGGTACGCGGCAGGCCTCTCCGGAACCTACGCCGGCGCAGGCCGAGTTCTTCGAGATTAAGATTCGGCCAGTCTTGTCGGTCAACTGCTTTTCCTGCCACGGAAAAGATCTCCAGATGTCGGGATTGCGGCTCGACTCGCTGGCCGGGCTGCAGAAAGGCGGAGACTCCGGGCCGGCGATCGTCCCAGGCGATCCGGATAAGTCGCTGCTGATTAAGGCGATTCGGCAGACCGGCTCGCTCAAGATGCCGCCCCAAGGGAAGCACCTTAAGCCGGACGAGATCGCCGACCTTGAAGCGTGGGTAAAGATGGGCGCGCCTTGGCCAAAGGCGCCGACCGCTACTCGTCCTCAAGACGCGCCACTTTGGTCGTTGAAACCGGTGGTCAAGCCGCCGGTCCCTAAGGTGAAGAACACGGCTTGGGCGGCGAATCCGATCGACGCGTTTATCCTCGCCAAGCTCGAATCGAAGCATCAGAAACCGGCGGCGGCCGCAGACCGGCGGACGCTTATCCGGCGCGTCAGTTACGACCTAATCGGCTTGCCCCCCTCCTCGGCGGAGGTAAATGCATTCCTCGCGGATAAATCTCCGAACGCGTACGGGAAAGTGGTCGACCGGCTGCTTGCCTCGCCTCGCTACGGCGAGCGGTGGGCTCGGCAGTGGCTCGACGTTGCTCGCTACGCGGACACCAAGGGATACGTCTTCGAGGAAGACCGCAACTACTACAACGCGTATACGTATCGCGAGTGGGTGATCAGGGCGTTCAACAGCGACCTGCCATACGACCAATTCGTCACCCAACAACTTGCGGCCGACCGGTTGCCGGAGGTCCAAAACGGGGACGATAAACGGCCGCTGGCGGCGCTCGGATTTCTTACGTTGGGACGCCGGTTCATCAACAACACTCCGGACATCATCGACGACCGGATCGACGTGACGATGCGCGGTCTTCAGGCATTCACGGTGGAATGTGCCCGTTGCCACGACCACAAGTTCGATCCGATCCCGACGCAGGACTACTATTCGCTGTACGCGGTCTTCGCCTCGTCGGATGAGGCGGCCTCTCCGATCTCGGAGAAATCGATTCGCGACCCTTGGATCGATTACAATCAGCGGCTCACTTCCACGGAGGCGAGCATTCGCGACCTCGTGGCGAAGCAGGTCACGCGCCTGCGGCAGCCTGAAATCGAGAAGGCGCTCAAGGCGGACGTGCGGCAAGCGCTGCAGTCGTTCCGGGAAGGGGTGATTCCCGAGGGGGATACGCTTAATAAGCTAGGTTCCGCATTCGAGCCCGATGAGCGGGACCGGCTGCAGAGGCTGCAGAAGAACCGGGCGGAGCTGAAAGCGGCGGCGCCGGCCACGCCGGAGTTTGCGATGGCGATGGTGGACGGGGCAAAGCCAGGCGATGGGGTGATTTTCAAGCGGGGCAACCCGGGGAATCCGGGGGGGCCGGCGCCGCGTCGATTCCTGCTGGCCCTTTCTAAGCCGGGAGTGGAGAGGGAGCATTGGACCAACGGGAGCGGGCGGCTGGAGCTGGCGAAGGCGATCGCCTCGCGCGAAAACCCGCTGACGGCGAGGGTCTTCGTGAACCGGGTTTGGCAGTCACACTTCGGAGCGGGAATCGTTCGCACCCCGTCCGATTTTGGGCATCAGGGTGAGAAGCCGACCCATCCGGAACTGCTCGACTATCTTGCCGCGACGTTCATGGAGAACGGCTGGTCGATTAAGAAGCTTCATAGGCTGATCGTTACGTCGGCGACCTACCGGCAATCCTCCGCGATCTCGGAAGCGGCGTATAACGCCGATCCGGAGAATCGGACCTGGAGCCGGATGAATCGGCGGCGTCTCGACTTGGAGCAGATGCGGGATACGGTCACGGAGGCGGCCGGCCGCCTGGACCTTAGCCAGGTTGGCGGGAAGTCGGTCGACCTATGGTCGACGCCGTTTACTCGGCGGCGCGCTGTGTATGGATTTGTGGAAAGGCAGAATCTGCCGGGGATCTTCCGGACGTTCGACTTCGCCTCTCCCGATATCACCAGCGCACGCCGGTTCCAAACTACGGTTCCCCAGCAGGCGCTCTTCTTCATGAACTCTCCGTTCAGCGTGGAGCAGGCGCGGGCGCTCGCGGAGCGGCCTGAGATTAAGGATGCGAAGGATGACGGCCAGCGGGTCCGACGCCTGTATCAAATCCTTTTCGCCCGATTGCCGGACGCCGACGAGACGGCGGCCGCTCTCGCGTTCCTCAAGCGAGGAGAGCCGTCCCCGCCGCCGGTGGCTTGGCAGTATGGGTACGGCGAGTTCGACGCGGGGAAAGGGAGGGTGACCTCCTTTACGCCGCTCGCGCACTTCGCGGATGGTGGGTACCGGGTGGGTCCGGCGTTCCCGGATCCAGCGCTGGGCTATTTAGTATTGAACGCTCACGGCGGGCACCCGGGGCACGATGCCGCGCATGCGGCGATCCGCCGCTGGACGGCGCCCGCCGCGATGACACTTCAGGTTCAGGGCGTGCTGGTCCATCAGCAGAACCAGGGCGACGGCGTTCGGGCGCGAATCGTCTCCAGCCGCACGGGTCTGTTGGGGGAATGGAAGGCGTTCAAGAGTCGGACCGACACGATGCTGCCGTCGGTGACGGTGGCAAAGGGGGAAAACTTGGATTTTGTGGTCGACCCGGTCGGGAACGACGGGTACGACGCCTTCGTTTGGGCGCCCGCCATTCGCACCCCGGATGGTGCCCAAACGTGGGACGCCGCCACAACTTTCGGCCCACCTCCGCCTGCCGGCCTCAGCCGACTGACTCTATACGCCCAAGCGCTGATGATGACGAACGAGTTCCTATTCGTCGACTAA
- a CDS encoding S8 family serine peptidase — protein sequence MKPISVSLACLVLAGAASTAKDTNDIKAGLERVHLSIPKRMDEIVPGQVLVKYSQAKAASIEKAAATSRLSRSMAGETFVRRIGPSGWTLWKIQSDLDPREVAAELRKRPEVVTAEPVNRVYPLVLGSPNDPDFDYVEKDPNLILDLNESDPSFRRMWNMDDISAVAGWSIYPGYYPTATLKPAYRPLVAIIDTGCDMNHPDFILPGGTGTDVGVGGQFQKNLSAYFDFGDPVPGHSTEDLNGHGTHVAGICLAAANNGPFSASVDNGVPGVGINARGMILRVFDDQGNASDTDAAGAIYYAADKGADIINLSLGTTNFSQLFQDAVTYAFQKGTAVFAAGNENGNGGGPMGPIYPAACSGACAVAAAGPGGTFASAYGGTGSYIDVAAPGGNITYAPDLSAYTIQYVWSTAMRTPGALYAMSQSGALFPPYNLDYAYLTGTSMACPHVSGAAALYYGKNGLKQSGSWHNVRVYRALEFTAQGYGGIGGPKGGWEPTFGYGEIDLEALLNNTNSRNAKAGSIQGIVYYNGTALANVGVKAKIGTHTFLTTTLPDGSYRFDSLPPGLAAMSAQPFGALKTRNISVVAGSDTPGVDFWAGTFTGDSTPPVIKMLMANSGGAHSPTAMGVFYCGYDTETGIDKVTIQIGSTSGGSDVVAPTEVQQYDGGAKLMGNIPLGRTYYITAVYTNGNGTTTTKTVPVAW from the coding sequence ATGAAACCAATTTCCGTCTCACTTGCCTGTCTAGTTTTGGCCGGGGCGGCCAGTACCGCCAAAGATACGAACGACATTAAAGCCGGACTTGAAAGGGTGCATTTATCCATTCCGAAGAGAATGGACGAGATCGTGCCGGGCCAAGTCCTGGTGAAATACTCCCAGGCGAAAGCCGCCTCGATCGAGAAGGCGGCCGCTACTTCCCGGCTCTCTCGAAGCATGGCGGGAGAGACGTTTGTCCGCCGGATCGGCCCTTCGGGGTGGACGCTTTGGAAGATTCAGAGCGACTTGGATCCACGCGAGGTCGCGGCCGAGCTCCGGAAACGGCCAGAGGTCGTCACCGCCGAACCGGTCAACCGGGTCTACCCGCTCGTTCTCGGCAGCCCGAACGACCCGGACTTCGACTACGTGGAGAAAGACCCGAACCTGATCCTAGACCTTAACGAGAGCGATCCTTCGTTCCGGCGGATGTGGAACATGGACGACATCAGCGCGGTGGCGGGTTGGAGCATCTATCCTGGGTACTACCCTACGGCAACGCTTAAGCCAGCCTACCGCCCTCTCGTCGCCATCATCGATACCGGGTGCGACATGAACCATCCGGATTTCATCTTGCCGGGTGGAACCGGCACCGACGTCGGCGTCGGCGGGCAATTCCAAAAGAACCTTAGCGCCTACTTCGACTTCGGAGACCCGGTTCCCGGGCATTCGACCGAGGACCTGAATGGGCACGGAACCCACGTGGCGGGCATCTGCCTCGCGGCGGCCAACAACGGTCCTTTTAGCGCATCGGTCGACAACGGGGTGCCCGGCGTCGGCATCAACGCCCGCGGCATGATCCTTCGAGTTTTTGACGATCAGGGGAATGCGTCCGACACGGATGCGGCGGGAGCGATCTATTACGCGGCCGATAAAGGGGCCGACATCATCAATCTCAGCCTCGGCACCACCAACTTTTCGCAGCTCTTCCAAGACGCGGTGACCTACGCTTTTCAAAAAGGGACGGCGGTGTTCGCGGCCGGAAACGAAAATGGAAACGGCGGGGGCCCGATGGGGCCGATCTACCCGGCGGCTTGCAGTGGCGCCTGCGCCGTGGCGGCGGCGGGGCCGGGCGGAACTTTCGCGAGCGCTTACGGAGGCACCGGCTCTTACATCGACGTCGCGGCTCCGGGCGGGAACATCACCTATGCTCCGGATCTGAGCGCATACACGATTCAATACGTATGGTCGACCGCCATGAGGACCCCCGGCGCGCTTTACGCTATGTCGCAGTCGGGCGCACTGTTCCCTCCGTACAACCTCGACTATGCCTACCTGACGGGTACGTCCATGGCGTGTCCGCACGTCTCGGGCGCCGCGGCGCTCTATTACGGAAAGAACGGCCTGAAGCAAAGCGGTAGTTGGCACAACGTCAGGGTGTATCGCGCGTTGGAATTTACCGCTCAAGGGTATGGCGGAATCGGCGGTCCGAAGGGAGGTTGGGAGCCAACGTTCGGATATGGCGAAATCGACCTAGAGGCGCTTCTCAACAACACCAACAGCCGCAACGCCAAGGCCGGCAGTATCCAGGGGATCGTTTACTACAACGGAACAGCGCTGGCCAACGTGGGAGTGAAGGCTAAGATCGGAACACATACGTTCCTGACGACGACCTTGCCGGACGGCTCCTACCGGTTCGATTCGTTGCCGCCCGGTCTTGCCGCAATGTCCGCCCAGCCTTTCGGGGCCCTTAAGACGAGGAACATCAGCGTCGTGGCGGGTTCGGATACCCCCGGGGTCGACTTCTGGGCCGGTACGTTCACCGGGGACAGCACTCCACCGGTGATTAAGATGCTGATGGCAAACTCGGGCGGGGCCCATTCGCCGACGGCGATGGGGGTGTTCTACTGCGGTTACGACACCGAGACCGGCATCGATAAGGTCACGATCCAGATCGGCTCGACTTCGGGAGGAAGCGACGTTGTGGCTCCGACGGAGGTGCAGCAGTACGACGGCGGGGCGAAGTTGATGGGGAACATTCCGCTGGGTAGGACCTACTACATCACCGCGGTCTACACGAACGGTAACGGAACGACGACAACGAAGACGGTTCCAGTGGCCTGGTAA
- a CDS encoding PQQ-dependent sugar dehydrogenase → MKNPTARSKINSPALAAALIAASGVFGLAAIKVQSRTLTGQAALGDWTTDAPGVRRKITVADLPRPYATRSVDNGPFMIRRPQGAWPKAPAGFTVELYAGGLSNPREIVTAPNGDLFISESDPGRIRILRGRTPAGKPKTNELFASGLSQPFGIAFYPPGPNPKWVYVANTDSVVRFPYKNGDLKATGRPQLIANVPSGGRLRGGGHWTRDIRFSANGNKMYVSVGSATNDFEGSRGREERRADILEFDPDGKNERIYAYGIRNAVGLAIHPTTGQLWCSVNERDVLGDHLVPDYITRVKEGGFYGWPWFYIGPHQDPRHPGEHPELKNKVIVPDVLVQSHMASLCMTFYTGSTFPAEYRNDGFAAQHGSWNRLRRTGYKVIRVPLKNGAPTGEYEDFLTGFVTPEGHVWGRPVGVTTAPDGALMVTDDGSNSVWRIQHK, encoded by the coding sequence ATGAAGAACCCCACTGCACGTTCCAAGATAAATAGCCCGGCCCTGGCTGCCGCTCTAATCGCCGCCTCCGGCGTCTTCGGGCTTGCGGCGATAAAGGTCCAAAGCCGAACCCTCACCGGACAGGCGGCCCTTGGCGACTGGACCACCGACGCCCCCGGTGTGCGACGTAAGATCACCGTCGCCGACCTCCCGAGGCCCTATGCCACCCGATCTGTAGACAACGGTCCGTTCATGATCCGCCGCCCCCAAGGCGCTTGGCCGAAGGCGCCGGCCGGTTTTACGGTCGAACTCTACGCCGGCGGGCTGAGCAATCCGCGCGAGATCGTCACCGCGCCGAATGGCGACCTTTTCATCTCGGAGAGCGATCCGGGACGCATTCGCATCCTTCGTGGCCGCACCCCAGCGGGCAAGCCGAAGACTAACGAACTCTTCGCATCCGGACTCAGCCAACCGTTTGGCATCGCCTTCTATCCACCTGGCCCCAATCCCAAGTGGGTCTATGTCGCCAACACCGATTCGGTCGTCCGCTTCCCCTATAAGAACGGCGATCTCAAGGCCACTGGCAGGCCCCAATTGATCGCCAACGTCCCGAGCGGGGGAAGGCTTCGGGGAGGCGGACACTGGACCCGTGACATCCGATTTAGCGCCAACGGAAACAAGATGTACGTCTCCGTCGGCTCCGCGACCAACGACTTCGAAGGCTCACGCGGAAGGGAAGAGCGGCGCGCCGACATCCTAGAGTTCGATCCCGACGGTAAGAACGAGCGGATCTACGCCTACGGAATCCGAAACGCCGTCGGCCTCGCCATCCACCCAACGACCGGCCAGCTTTGGTGCTCGGTCAACGAGCGCGACGTCCTTGGCGACCACCTGGTCCCGGACTACATCACGAGGGTCAAAGAGGGAGGGTTCTACGGATGGCCATGGTTCTACATCGGCCCGCATCAGGATCCCCGCCATCCCGGCGAGCACCCGGAGCTCAAGAACAAGGTCATCGTCCCCGACGTCCTCGTCCAGTCTCACATGGCATCGCTGTGTATGACCTTCTACACCGGCTCCACCTTTCCCGCCGAATACCGAAACGACGGTTTCGCCGCCCAGCACGGCTCTTGGAACCGCTTGAGAAGAACCGGCTACAAAGTGATCCGAGTCCCCCTCAAAAACGGCGCGCCCACTGGTGAGTACGAAGACTTCCTAACCGGCTTCGTCACCCCCGAAGGCCACGTCTGGGGCCGCCCCGTAGGCGTAACCACCGCGCCCGACGGCGCCCTAATGGTCACCGACGACGGCTCCAACTCCGTCTGGCGCATCCAGCACAAATAA
- a CDS encoding VOC family protein produces the protein MSTITKTSVLQPIPYLSFNGNCEEAVQFYADVLGGTIRVMMKGSEIPDSAMKCAEFDDKVMNAQIELPGGALLYAGDCPPHVPYEGIKGVNLTLNFDTVEEAESVFNRLAEGGQVFMPFGPTFWAEKFGMATDKYGVGWIVNGVLLG, from the coding sequence ATGTCGACAATCACCAAAACCAGCGTTCTCCAACCGATCCCTTACCTCTCGTTCAACGGCAACTGCGAGGAAGCGGTCCAGTTTTACGCCGACGTTCTCGGCGGGACGATCCGGGTCATGATGAAGGGGTCTGAAATCCCGGATTCGGCGATGAAATGCGCGGAGTTCGACGACAAAGTCATGAACGCGCAGATCGAGCTGCCGGGCGGAGCTTTGCTCTACGCGGGTGACTGCCCCCCGCACGTGCCGTACGAAGGGATCAAGGGAGTGAATCTTACGCTCAACTTCGACACGGTCGAGGAGGCGGAATCCGTTTTCAATCGACTGGCGGAGGGCGGGCAGGTCTTCATGCCGTTCGGACCGACCTTCTGGGCGGAGAAGTTTGGGATGGCGACCGACAAATATGGGGTCGGCTGGATCGTTAACGGCGTTTTGCTTGGGTAA
- the ada gene encoding bifunctional DNA-binding transcriptional regulator/O6-methylguanine-DNA methyltransferase Ada has translation MIKERQGKMRADQDPRWRAIVERDPAFDGKFYYSVKSTGVYCHPSCAARLARPENVAFHDSIQDAERAGFRPCKRCKPDQGLLRERQAAVVEAACRNIEAADEPPSLETLAEAVGMSPYYFHRVFKTITGVTPKAYADAHRTQRVQRELAAGSRSVTETIYEAGFNSSSRFYETTKEMLGMKPKEYKQGGLNAQIHFAVGQSSLGSILVARSEKGVCAILLGDDPEALVRDLQDRFPKAQLLGGDRGFEEVVAKVVGFVEDPSRGLDLPLDVRGTAFQQRVWEALRGIPVGKTASYAEIARKLGEPGAVRAVAGACAANALAVAIPCHRVVKSDGALSGYRWGVDRKRELLRREAVS, from the coding sequence ATGATAAAAGAGAGACAAGGCAAGATGCGAGCCGATCAGGACCCTCGATGGCGAGCGATCGTCGAGCGCGACCCGGCGTTTGACGGCAAGTTCTACTACTCGGTCAAATCGACCGGCGTGTACTGCCATCCCTCATGCGCCGCCCGACTTGCCCGTCCAGAAAACGTCGCGTTTCACGATTCGATCCAAGACGCGGAGCGGGCCGGATTCCGTCCTTGCAAGCGGTGCAAGCCGGATCAGGGCTTGCTCCGAGAACGTCAAGCCGCCGTGGTCGAGGCCGCTTGCCGAAACATTGAAGCCGCCGACGAACCCCCGTCGCTGGAAACGCTTGCCGAGGCCGTCGGCATGAGTCCCTACTACTTCCACCGCGTGTTCAAAACCATCACCGGCGTGACGCCAAAAGCCTACGCCGACGCCCACCGAACACAACGGGTTCAACGCGAATTGGCCGCCGGATCGAGGTCGGTGACTGAAACGATCTATGAGGCCGGTTTCAATTCGAGCAGCCGGTTCTACGAAACCACCAAGGAGATGTTGGGAATGAAGCCGAAAGAATACAAACAGGGCGGCCTGAACGCGCAGATCCACTTCGCCGTCGGCCAGAGCTCCCTCGGCTCGATTCTAGTGGCGCGTAGCGAGAAGGGAGTCTGCGCCATCCTGCTAGGCGACGATCCCGAGGCGCTCGTACGAGATCTTCAAGACCGCTTCCCGAAGGCGCAACTGCTGGGTGGAGATCGTGGATTCGAAGAGGTGGTGGCCAAGGTCGTCGGCTTTGTCGAGGATCCGTCGAGGGGGCTCGATCTGCCGCTCGACGTGCGCGGGACCGCATTCCAGCAGCGGGTGTGGGAAGCGCTTCGCGGAATCCCGGTAGGGAAGACCGCCAGCTACGCCGAGATCGCAAGAAAGCTCGGCGAGCCAGGCGCGGTGCGAGCCGTCGCCGGAGCCTGCGCGGCGAACGCCCTCGCCGTCGCCATCCCGTGCCATCGCGTGGTCAAGAGCGACGGCGCCCTCTCCGGCTACCGGTGGGGAGTCGATCGAAAGCGCGAGCTCCTGCGCCGTGAGGCGGTCTCGTGA
- a CDS encoding 2OG-Fe(II) oxygenase: protein MSRVAAFDWTSLEEELNGFGYAVLPSLLSESECREVAAMYPDDPRFRSHVVMARHGYGRGEYKYFAYPLPDPIAELRPELYARLAPIANRWNDRMRLDARYPLEHREFIGQCNAAGQTRPTPLLLQYGPDDFNCLHQDLYGDLAFPLQVAVLLSEPGDEFTGGEFVLTEQRPRMQSRAEVVPLRRGDAVAFAVHHRPLDGSKGTYRVNLRHGVSRIRAGHRYTLGIIFHDAK, encoded by the coding sequence GTGAGCCGGGTCGCCGCCTTCGATTGGACCTCCCTCGAAGAGGAGCTAAACGGCTTCGGCTACGCGGTCCTACCGAGTCTCCTTTCGGAGAGCGAGTGTCGCGAGGTCGCCGCGATGTACCCGGACGACCCCCGGTTCCGCAGCCACGTGGTGATGGCGCGGCACGGCTACGGCCGCGGCGAATACAAGTACTTCGCCTACCCGCTCCCTGACCCGATCGCTGAGCTTAGGCCGGAGTTGTATGCCCGCCTCGCCCCGATTGCCAACCGGTGGAACGACCGGATGCGCCTCGACGCCCGGTACCCATTGGAGCATCGCGAGTTCATCGGCCAATGCAACGCGGCGGGCCAAACCCGCCCAACCCCGCTCTTGCTCCAATACGGTCCGGACGACTTCAACTGCCTTCACCAGGACCTCTACGGCGATCTCGCCTTTCCCCTCCAGGTCGCCGTCCTCCTCTCCGAGCCTGGCGACGAGTTCACGGGCGGCGAGTTCGTCCTAACCGAACAGCGCCCCCGAATGCAGTCCCGCGCCGAAGTGGTGCCGCTACGCCGAGGTGACGCCGTAGCTTTCGCCGTCCATCACCGCCCGTTGGATGGCTCCAAAGGAACCTATCGCGTCAACCTCCGTCACGGCGTAAGCCGAATTCGCGCTGGCCATCGCTACACCCTCGGCATCATCTTTCACGATGCGAAGTAG
- a CDS encoding alpha-L-fucosidase has product MPLLPCLCLGSMLVMHPAPVVSNAPAPFGPVPSAKQLEWYKREIVAFFHFGINTFGDEVNEGDGKASPAIFNPTGLDCGQWMKTLKRAGIPCGILVAKHADGFCNWPTAYSQYSVKNSPWKKGKGDVVREFTNACKVAGIKAGIYLGPHDRHEPTYGPIWEIWWDGAGADFLTTDFYTRWAAIIHKAQPQCVFFGTKNSYPFADCRWVGNESGRSGDPCWSTIAPTSIRDESAHIEELNHGQLDGSAYVPAEVDVSIRPSWFYHASEDHRVKSVKELIDIYCESVGRNSVLLLNFPPDRTGLVPATDAKNAAGLHNWIRRTFAHNLLRGAKITSQHPRGSEFSASNLVDGREETYYASADGSNSDTIEFHLPKPKTFDCLMIQEVIQLGHRTTSWSVEYSNDGSTWIPVPNATDKQTIGHKWIIRFSPLTASHLRLKLSGRAPAAIHTFGIYKQP; this is encoded by the coding sequence GTGCCATTACTCCCTTGCCTTTGCCTCGGCTCCATGTTGGTCATGCACCCCGCCCCGGTTGTTTCGAACGCTCCCGCCCCATTTGGACCCGTGCCGTCGGCGAAGCAGCTCGAGTGGTACAAGCGCGAGATCGTCGCGTTCTTCCACTTCGGCATCAATACCTTCGGCGACGAGGTGAATGAGGGGGATGGAAAGGCAAGCCCCGCGATCTTCAACCCGACCGGCCTTGACTGCGGCCAGTGGATGAAGACCTTAAAGAGGGCCGGAATCCCGTGCGGAATTCTTGTTGCGAAACACGCCGATGGCTTTTGCAACTGGCCAACCGCCTACTCGCAGTATTCCGTCAAAAACTCCCCCTGGAAAAAAGGCAAGGGTGATGTCGTCCGGGAATTCACGAATGCGTGCAAAGTTGCCGGCATCAAAGCGGGCATCTATCTCGGGCCGCACGACCGGCACGAACCGACCTACGGTCCGATCTGGGAAATCTGGTGGGATGGCGCGGGAGCCGACTTCCTGACGACCGACTTCTACACTCGGTGGGCCGCGATCATCCACAAGGCTCAGCCCCAATGCGTGTTCTTTGGGACGAAGAACTCCTATCCGTTCGCGGACTGCCGCTGGGTCGGAAATGAATCCGGCCGATCCGGCGATCCGTGTTGGTCTACGATCGCTCCGACCTCCATCCGCGACGAGTCCGCCCATATCGAAGAGCTCAATCACGGTCAGCTCGATGGCTCGGCCTATGTGCCCGCCGAGGTGGACGTTTCCATCCGTCCCAGTTGGTTCTATCACGCGTCGGAAGATCACCGGGTCAAGAGCGTCAAAGAGTTGATCGACATCTACTGCGAATCGGTCGGCCGCAACAGCGTGCTTCTACTCAACTTCCCGCCCGACCGAACGGGGCTCGTACCGGCGACCGACGCCAAGAATGCGGCCGGTCTCCACAATTGGATTCGCCGGACGTTTGCGCATAACCTCCTTCGAGGGGCGAAGATAACCTCCCAGCACCCGCGAGGAAGCGAATTTTCCGCTTCGAACCTGGTCGACGGCCGCGAGGAGACTTACTATGCCTCGGCGGACGGCTCCAACTCGGACACGATCGAATTTCACCTTCCCAAACCGAAGACTTTCGACTGCCTCATGATTCAGGAAGTCATCCAGCTCGGCCACCGTACCACGTCGTGGTCTGTAGAGTATTCCAACGATGGTTCGACCTGGATTCCGGTTCCGAACGCTACCGATAAGCAGACCATCGGGCATAAATGGATCATCCGGTTCTCGCCGCTAACCGCATCCCATCTCCGCCTGAAACTCTCCGGCCGCGCTCCCGCGGCGATCCACACTTTTGGCATTTACAAACAGCCGTAG